The Pseudomonas wenzhouensis genome has a segment encoding these proteins:
- the pepP gene encoding Xaa-Pro aminopeptidase has product MISIPKSEYARRRKALMAQMEPNSIAILPAAPVYIRNRDVEHVYRQDSDFQYLTGFPEPEAVMALIPGREHGEYVLFCRERDPERELWDGLRAGQDGAISTFGADDAFPIGDIDDILPGLIEGRERVYYAIGCNQEFDHRLMEWVNHIRAKARQGATPPNEFVALNHLLHDMRLYKSAAEVKVMKEAAEISARAHVRAMQASRAGLYEYHLEAELDYEFRKGGAKMPAYGSIVAAGKNACILHYRENDAPLKDGDLVLIDAGCEIDCYASDITRTFPVSGRFSPEQKAIYELVLASQEAAFKEIAPGKHWNEAHEATVRVITAGLVELGLLEGDVDELIASEAYKPFYMHRAGHWLGMDVHDVGDYKVGGQWRVLEPGMAMTVEPGIYIAPDNDKVAKKWRGIGVRIEDDVVVTRKGCEILTGGVPKTVAEIEALMAAARTEAA; this is encoded by the coding sequence TGATCAGCATTCCCAAGTCCGAATATGCCCGTCGGCGCAAGGCGCTGATGGCGCAGATGGAACCCAACAGCATCGCCATCCTGCCGGCGGCGCCGGTGTATATCCGTAATCGTGACGTCGAGCACGTCTACCGCCAGGACAGCGACTTTCAGTACCTCACCGGTTTCCCCGAGCCGGAGGCGGTGATGGCGCTGATTCCCGGGCGCGAGCATGGCGAATATGTACTGTTCTGCCGCGAGCGTGACCCGGAGCGCGAATTGTGGGACGGCCTGCGCGCCGGCCAGGACGGTGCGATCAGTACATTCGGCGCCGATGACGCCTTCCCCATCGGCGATATCGACGACATCCTGCCGGGGCTGATCGAAGGCCGCGAGCGCGTCTACTACGCCATCGGTTGCAACCAGGAGTTCGATCATCGGCTGATGGAGTGGGTCAACCACATCCGCGCCAAGGCCCGTCAGGGCGCCACGCCGCCGAACGAGTTCGTCGCCCTCAATCACCTGTTGCACGACATGCGCCTGTACAAGTCGGCTGCCGAGGTCAAGGTGATGAAGGAGGCCGCCGAGATCAGTGCGCGTGCGCACGTGCGCGCGATGCAGGCCAGCCGCGCCGGTCTGTACGAATACCACCTGGAAGCCGAGCTGGATTACGAATTTCGCAAGGGCGGGGCGAAGATGCCGGCCTACGGCAGCATCGTCGCCGCCGGCAAAAACGCCTGCATCCTGCACTACCGCGAGAACGATGCACCGCTCAAGGACGGCGACCTGGTGCTGATCGACGCCGGCTGCGAGATCGATTGCTACGCCAGCGACATCACCCGTACCTTCCCGGTTAGCGGCCGGTTCTCCCCCGAGCAGAAGGCCATCTACGAGCTGGTGCTGGCCTCGCAGGAAGCCGCCTTCAAGGAAATCGCCCCGGGCAAGCACTGGAACGAGGCCCATGAAGCCACCGTGCGGGTGATCACTGCCGGTCTGGTCGAGCTGGGCCTGCTCGAAGGCGATGTCGACGAGCTGATCGCCAGTGAGGCCTACAAACCTTTCTATATGCACCGTGCCGGCCACTGGCTGGGCATGGACGTGCACGATGTCGGCGACTACAAGGTTGGCGGCCAGTGGCGAGTGCTGGAGCCGGGCATGGCGATGACCGTCGAGCCGGGCATCTATATCGCTCCCGACAACGACAAGGTCGCCAAGAAATGGCGCGGCATTGGTGTGCGCATCGAAGATGACGTGGTGGTGACCAGGAAGGGCTGCGAGATTCTCACCGGCGGCGTGCCCAAGACCGTCGCCGAGATCGAGGCCTTGATGGCTGCCGCACGCACCGAGGCGGCCTGA